Proteins from one Panicum virgatum strain AP13 chromosome 7K, P.virgatum_v5, whole genome shotgun sequence genomic window:
- the LOC120641864 gene encoding peroxidase 1-like, with the protein MPSRFASLMMHSMVFRLLFGFVLPLFLQSSSVLSNPLVLGLQSTSSGLPNPSGLRVGFYRYTCPNAEAIVRDEMTKIISQVPSLAGPLLRMHFHDCFVNGCDGSILLNSLGGLPSEKEAIPNLSLRGFGTIDRVKAKLEQACPGVVSCADILALVARDVVVLTKGPHWDVPTGRRDGRRSVKQDALDNLPPPFFDAGRNLYQFFIPKGLDAKDQVVLLGGHTLGTSHCSSFADRLHNFNGTMMPDPSLDRRYVPRLKSKCSNPGDTTTLVEMDPGSFRTFDASYYKHVAKGRSLFTSDQTLMNDPSARAYVQRQAAVADAGAYPAEFFADFAASMVKMGGMQVLTGAQGEVRRHCAFVN; encoded by the exons ATGCCTAGTCGCTTTGCATCGCTCATGATGCACAGCATGGTTTTCAGACTCCTCTTTGGATTtgtcctccctctcttcctaCAATCCTCATCGGTGCTATCCAATCCATTAGTATTAGGACTCCAATCCACATCATCAGGGCTGCCCAATCCATCAGGGCTGAGGGTTGGCTTTTACCGGTACACATGTCCAAATGCGGAGGCCATTGTTCGTGATGAAATGACCAAGATCATCTCTCAAGTCCCAAGCCTCGCTGGCCCGCTGCTTCGGATGCATTTTCACGACTGCTTTGTGAAT GGTTGTGATGGTTCTATTCTTCTGAATAGCCTAGGGGGATTACCATCCGAGAAGGAGGCGATACCGAACCTCAGCCTGCGAGGCTTTGGCACGATCGACCGTGTCAAGGCGAAGCTGGAGCAGGCCTGCCCTGGAGTGGTGTCCTGTGCTGATATCCTGGCTTTGGTAGCAAGGGATGTTGTTGTACTG ACGAAAGGGCCTCACTGGGATGTTCCAACTGGGCGGAGAGATGGGAGGAGATCGGTGAAGCAAGATGCCTTGGACAACCTCCCTCCGCCCTTCTTTGATGCAGGTCGGAACCTGTACCAGTTCTTCATCCCCAAGGGCCTTGACGCAAAGGATCAGGTGGTTCTGCTAG GGGGACACACACTGGGGACCTCCCACTGCTCGTCATTCGCCGACCGGCTGCACAACTTCAACGGCACGATGATGCCAGACCCGTCCCTGGACAGGCGCTACGTCCCGCGGCTGAAGAGCAAGTGCAGCAACCCCGGGGACACGACGACGCTGGTGGAGATGGACCCGGGCAGCTTCCGGACCTTCGACGCGAGCTACTACAAGCACGTCGCCAAGGGCAGGTCCCTCTTCACCTCCGACCAGACGCTCATGAACGACCCCTCCGCCAGGGCCTACGTCCAGCGGCAGGCCGCCgtggccgacgccggcgcctACCCGGCCGAGTTCTTCGCCGACTTCGCGGCGTCCATGGTGAAGATGGGTGGCATGCAGGTGCTCACCGGCGCGCAGGGGGAGGTCCGGAGGCACTGCGCGTttgtgaactag